One stretch of Toxoplasma gondii ME49 chromosome XI, whole genome shotgun sequence DNA includes these proteins:
- a CDS encoding histone lysine methyltransferase, SET, putative (encoded by transcript TGME49_311660~Gene product name based on ToxoDB Community Expert Annotation.) — MHSLSECMHLAVPASRDCFFRLWLKHAARTVSATMAVQASDCSPRSLSSFSSSSSCSSPSSSSSSPSSRSSSSSPSSLSSRYSSSSSPSPPAAPASACRRLHALSVVAQSQRHRALASRQCPSLAPSASSPSSLCGLLQGGYGDPGASPEHLRAQTARLLPRPQSLLLSQRTAVRRPAAFPPPSSVPSFAFPLPASACPRPADQLSSSSSSSASFSHLSPRPGSQDALVGRGKLRVEGESVREPLRREGESEGDRGREGEGERDEIHLEDSLRVRPSDAEVRVGRKRERGRAGERRAGRSSFTRSRRKARSTKCEVPQETVAQTSVCAPDNSDRPAQNEQTLHARNNPGLPLTSVASSPPGLPVASSISSRSSSSSSSSSSSSCASEAEREKTPGTGWSKSGKRPLCERTDSIVSAKKAKAASQKRWKHRAKASRELISAANLCWDDSPTMQSDGRVSAVSSSLNPPVSPPASVGAAREGRGPHSAVADASTESMHSETRTEQSRSTPCVCVATLEAPPQAPGGTRERQRQRASGRPEEERQEGNEEKKDNDEEQGGRNEEGERKDCEEGREETRPGREKKQKVNDEEKERREETQREKKNPMPGIGRQGDKDAQETRGEGEKSAEERDVSSREPDASHASKRPEKRDVSPSASAPVRPPSLRDVIRLVAAPHRLRMLIEGETWRDRKGKKANPLEETEEDRFDCLCCSEICARCASAASAARQLFPWRAVLATRKEEPSSLSASAGSKRREEENAFFDETEREGDESLVPPEDWYTIEQLRRCDRGNKFFFLRVPPDITAQTAEMLAEVLLTDEGAFDILVPLQETQGTHEVSEPSSFPALLASSEKRDSWSSVSSFREQGGSAKGADSSGLMQSEHEEAADIPGSFRETSRHTQAMETNGEREGTHTCMHVEGDRPGANPHEADALFSLQEIGKTENCGDGELMLEGALRRREFNEGRLGKSAFKEGGLADSQGTEGAAKHSETEAWSFKEGTHARETEGPNRGGGTPGEAGARLKRSRQDERTESSESFCEGRRTALRIKEEGGRRQEEETHAESKEKGCQLPVTDEPRLRSLLVSDRACAVQRRLEDALKRLQSFFAEEKLTECAASEAECLGLGFERGEHEERGDKESKGCPFCETQAEGGFPRMPRRPSGGCASQWEGNGEEGGGIDERPTNYGQLEKVEEHWQHRLGVNVRDMRNQRARHGKEEDRRENKETDISGDSDALWLLHRLCHADPTSPQTSSDLSSSPASPSSSSCVASSRLPSSASSFSISPLSSCPANAEQPVTKRSRQWPSAPLLPIRLNEDVGEGRKNELFAELLLRVYGGAWKQSLFNRCPSLSSSHSSSSFSSSSLRGRCSAPLQRLAVERLLAVEEALHLLPTPRTSGAAAALWREEPVKRARRSAVLVEPLQGSVCLVDPYFHMSQCSVLYRKYSTPLSSLASENFGAPQATEPAALASASPCVASEDSSSLCASQGVGRGGRGRGRGRGRARRGTSSRRGESRAVSEAPEAEQRGVRGEDGSREKAEETGEVERTVASTGVKDAQKNKGEQGETNAHLPALLAPPRTLFRGFLVNHDGTLPQNLASQLLRNREASREDQRRQQAFLEAEAVEWPSVPAPHRFPNRRRRRYELAIAAKRVKLQKSRIHGYGVYAVDWIKAGETIMEYVGQAYAFKQRKGGLDGEEPNLAEIREARYDWQHGNCYIFSLEADKSQAEGNVACTKTKFVDATDSGNLARYINHSCEPNCESVRMPHNAVAIVALRDLLPGEELFYDYHFSDKSKEVCLCGARTCTGNM; from the exons atgcacagcttgtccgaatgcatgcacttgGCCGTTCCCGCCTCCCGAGACTGCTTCTTCCGTTTGTGGCTTAAACACGCTGCTCGCACGGTCTCTGCCACGATGGCGGTTCAAGCATCCGACTGTTCccctcggtctctctcgtcgttttcctcctcgtcttcgtgctcttcaccttcttcgtcttcctcttccccctcgtcccgctcttcttcctcatctccctcttctctttcttcgcgctactcgtcctcctcttcgccttcgcctcctgcggCACCAGCGTCCGCATGCCGCCGTCTACATGCGTTGTCGGTCGTCGCTCAAAGCCAGCGACACCGAGCTCTGGCCTCCCGCCAGTGTCCGTCCCTCgcgccgtctgcgtcttccccttcttctctttgtggTCTTCTTCAGGGGGGCTACGGAGATCCTGGAGCGAGTCCTGAGCATCTGCGTGCTCAGACTGCTCGGCTGCTGCCTCGGCCGCAGTCGCTGCTGCTCAGTCAAAGGACAGCCGTGAGAAGACCGGCGGCCTTCCCGCCACCATCGTCCGTTCCTTCGTTTGCTTTTCCGCTTCCTGCGTCTGCTTGTCCGAGACCTGCTGATCAgctttcgtcttcatcttcttcgtcagcttccttctcgcatctctctccacgtcCAGGCTCCCAGGACGCCCTCGTGGGTCGCGGCAAACTCCGCGTAGAGGGAGAAAGCGTTCGTGAACCGCTAcggagggagggagagagcgaaggagacaggggacgagaaggcgaaggagagagagacgagatTCATCTGGAAGACTCCTTGCGTGTCAGGCCTTCCGACGCAGAGGTCCGTGtggggaggaaacgagagagaggacgcgcgggagagagaagagcggggagATCCAGTTTCACTCGGAgccggagaaaagcgagaagcacCAAATGTGAAGTTCCGCAAGAGACAGTTGCGCAAACGAGCGTTTGCGCGCCAGATAACAGCGACCGACCAGCACAGAACGAACaaacgctgcatgcacgaaaCAACCCAGGCCTGCCTCTCACATCTGTTGCCTCATCTCCACCCGGTCTTCCTGTTGCTTCATCGAtatcttctcgctcttcttcttcctcctcttcttcgtcttcttcttcgtgtgccTCTGAAgccgagagggagaagacgccggGGACTGGATGGAGCAAGTCAGGGAAACGTCCTTTGTGTGAGCGAACGGACTCTATTGTGTCTGCAAAAAAAGCGAAGGCAGCCTCGCAGAAGAGGTGGAAACACAGAGCCAAAGCATCGAGGGAACTCATCTCGGCTGCGAACCTCTGTTGGGACGACAGCCCGACCATGCAGAGCGACGGACGCGTCTctgcggtttcttcttctctgaatcctcctgtctcccctccgGCTTCTGTGggcgcagcgagagaaggacgaggtcCACACTCCGCGGTTGCCGACGCAAGCACGGAGTCGATGCATTCAGAAACTCGAACGGAGCAAAGTCGCTCCACACCCTGCGTTTGTGTGGCGACACTGGAGGCCCCGCCCCAGGCTCCCGGCGGCAcacgagagaggcagaggcaaagGGCGAGCGGAAggcctgaagaagagagacaggaggggaacgaggagaagaaagataaCGACGAGGAGCAGGGAGGGAGgaacgaggagggagaaaggaaagactgtgaagaagggagagaagagacgagaccaggtagagagaagaagcaaaaagtGAACgatgaggagaaagaacggagagaggagacccagagggaaaagaagaaccCAATGCCAGGAATCGGACggcaaggagacaaagaTGCGCAGGAGACacggggagaaggcgagaagtcGGCTGAAGAACGAGACGTTTCCTCGCGAGAACCTGACGCGTCGCATGCGTCGAAGCgaccagagaaaagagatgtttccccttctgcgtctgcgcctGTGCGACCGCCTTCACTGAGAGACGTGATTCGCCTGGTTGCGGCACCACATCGTCTGCGGATGTTGATCGAGGGCGAAACatggcgagacagaaaagggaagaaagcgaaTCCACTCGAAGAGACCGAAGAAGATAGATTCGACTGTCTGTGTTGTTCCGAGATCTGTGCTCGctgcgcctccgccgccagcgcCGCGCGACAGCTCTTCCCGTGGCGCGCCGTCCTCGCAACTCGGAAGGAGGAgccttcttcactctctgcgtctgcggggtcgaagcgaagagaagaagaaaacgcgttcttcgacgagacagagcgagaaggagacgagagccTCGTGCCTCCGGAAGACTGGTACACGATTGAGCAACTAAGGAGGTGCGACCGCGGGAAcaagtttttctttctgcgggTGCCGCCTGATATCACGGCGCAGACGGCCGAGATGCTCGCCGAGGTCCTGCTCACAGACGAAGGCGCCTTCGACATCCTCGTTCCTttgcaggagacgcagggcACACACGAGGTTTCAGaaccttcttccttcccagCTCTCTTGGCCTCGTCGGAGAAGCGAGATTCCTGGTCGTCTGTatcctcgtttcgcgaacaGGGTGGAAGCGCGAAAGGCGCTGACTCTTCGGGGCTCATGCAGAGCGAGCATGAAGAGGCCGCTGACATCCCAGGCTCCTTCAGGGAGACATCACGACACACCCAAGCGATGGAGACAaatggcgagagagaaggaacccacacttgcatgcatgtggagGGCGACAGACCTGGTGCCAATCCGCACGAGGCGGACGCCCTTTTTTCGCTGCAAGAAAtaggaaaaacagagaactgcggagacggagagctGATGTTGGAAGGGGCGCTTCGGAGAAGGGAGTTCAACGAAGGCCGTTTGGGGAAGAGCGCGTTCAAAGAAGGCGGCTTAGCGGACTCCCAAGGCACTGAGGGAGCGGCGAAACACTCAGAAACCGAGGCCTGGAGTTTCAAGGAGGGGACGCATGCACGAGAGACCGAAGGGCCAAACCGCGGGGGGGGCACACCGGGAGAAGCCGGGGCGCGGCTAAAGAGAAGTCGACAAGacgagaggacagagagcagcgagagctTTTgtgaaggaaggagaaccgCACTTCGAATTAaggaagaaggtggaaggagacaggaagaagagacacatgCGGAATCCAAAGAAAAAGGCTGTCAGCTTCCTGTGACGGACGAGCCTCGGCTTCGCAGTCTTCTGGTCTCGGACCGCGCCTGTGCCGTCCAGCGTCGCCTCGAGGACGCCCTAAAGCGTCTCCAGTCTTTCTTcgctgaagaaaaactgaCTGAATGCGCGGCGAGCGAAGCTGAGTGCCTTGGTCTGGGTTTTGAACGAGGAGAAcacgaagagcgaggagacaaggagagcAAAGGGTGTCCTTTCTGTGAGACACAGGCCGAAGGGGGCTTTCCGAGAATGCCAAGAAGGCCTTCTGGCGGCTGCGCGTCTCAGTGGGAAGGCAACGGAGAGGAGGGTGGAGGGATAGATGAAAGACCAACGAACTACGGACAACTGGAAAAAGTCGAAGAGCACTGGCAACATCGTCTTGGGGTAAACGTGAGGGATATGAGGAACCAGAGGGCGCGacacggaaaagaagaagaccggcgggaaaacaaagaaacagatatttcaggagacagcgacgctcTGTGGCTGCTCCATCGTCTTTGCCATGCAGATCCCACGAGTCCACAGACGTCTTCggatctctcttcttcacctgcatccccttcttcttcatcatgtgtggcttcttcgcgtttgccGTCATCTGCTTCATCTTTTTCaatttcgcctctctcttcttgtccagCAAACGCCGAGCAACCGGTCACGAAGAGAAGCCGCCAGTGgccttctgcgcctctgcttccAATCCGCCTCAACGAGGACGTGGGCGAAGGgcgaaaaaacgaactcTTTGcagagcttcttctccgagtATACGGCGGTGCCTGGAAACAGTCGCTTTTCAACAGGTGCCCTTCCCTCTCAAGCTCAcattcgtcttcttctttttcgtcttcttctctccgtggTCGGTGCTCGGCGCCGCTTCAGCGACTGGCTGTCGAGAGGCTGCTGGCTGTCGAGGAGGCGCTGCACCTCTTGCCCACACCTCGTACTTCTGGAGCCGCTGCGGCGTTGTGGCGAGAAGAGCCAgtgaagagagcgaggcgaagcgCCGTCCTCGTCGAGCCCCTACAGGGCTCCGTCTGCCTCGTTGATCCGTACTTCCATATGAGTCAGTGTTCCGTCCTTTATCGGAAGTACAGcacgcctctctcctcgctcgcttCCGAGAACTTTGGAGCTCCACAAGCGACAGAGCCAGCAGCCCtagcttctgcttctccttgtGTGGCATCTGAGGATTCAAGCAGCCTTTGTGCATCACAAGGCGTtgggagaggcgggagaggtAGAGGACGAGGCCGGGGACGAGCGCGAAGGGGAACGTCCAgtcggcgaggagagagcagagcggTGAGTGAAGCGCCCGAGGCTGAGCAAAGGGGCGTCAGGGGGGAGGACGGAAGccgcgagaaagcagaagagacgggagaggtTGAGCGGACTGTCGCTTCCACAGGAGTCAAGGACGCGCAGAAAAACAAGGGTGAACAAGGTGAAACAAACGCACATCTCCCAGCTCTGCTTGCGCCGCCTCGCACGCTCTTCCGCGGATTTTTAGTCAAC CACGACGGGACGCTCCCCCAGAATTTGGCCTCTCAGCTGCTTCGCAATCGCGAGGCATCACGCGAGGATCAGCGGCGCCAGCAGG CCTTTCTCGAGGCCGAGGCCGTGGAATGGCCCTCGGTCCCTGCGCCACACCGCTTTCCAAATCGGCGGCGAAGACGCTACGAACTCGCGATCGCCGCCAAAAGAGTCAAGCTGCAAAAGTCACGCATTCACGG GTACGGAGTTTACGCGGTGGACTGGATAAAGGCCGGGGAGACAATCATGGAATACGTCGGCCAGGCGTACGCTTTCAAGCAGCGCAAAGGCGGCCTGGACGGCGAAGAGCCGAACCTCGCCGAAATCAG AGAAGCGCGTTACGACTGGCAGCATGGGAACTGTTacattttctctcttgagGCGGACAAGAGCCAGGCAGAAGGCAACGTAGCGTGCACAAAGACGAAGTTTGTCGACGCGACAGACAGCGGCAACCTCGCCAG GTACATCAACCACAGCTGCGAGCCGAACTGCGAGTCTGTCAGGATGCCGCACAACGCTGTTGCGATCGTCGCCCTCCGGGACTTGCTCCCAGGAGAAGAACTGTTTTACGACTACCA cttctcggACAAGTCGAAAGAAGTCTGTCTGTGTGGAGCGCGAACCTGCACGGGGAACATGTGA
- a CDS encoding leucine rich repeat-containing protein (encoded by transcript TGME49_311650): protein MDASCSRSRALERREKGERVNENAVSLCTPETMTATSPSYSSLPSSSSQEVSSDPSSPSTPCLRLAASVAPSLPVSPASGPPCIPLTSRQIPGARSGKDNTSLFSHFLSPSGQDLLCLLLQFLSLHDILDRLLPAARLLPVATAFRTLHRLAPPKRLRPAFVQWALPGHESPGESPPRQLSPSSSSSLSSFPENPSVTFYTPPSSRDVGRLCRLTLTPQHLSLVHQPSLSLLLSCRSTEESRGAAARIADGRRGEETNEDAKAESRGGGASMRAFRNSEDHRCSANRTHANVVLSPHLESGGWEIELACFSVQHWKHLRASKDLGDSPVLPSAGCGQGSETEGSRGDSLSTQRSHAAAAAPAKDPEVKPHASEAVEGPERKTGRDMEERQGRDAERQFDCDREAGLGLGGEGDRREAEERRECFPLLACSGALSALRISASEVNRHAVKVLRETVMLALAALARDSERNTSKESQKEKSPGDRSLSALAGRPASPHTTGVLSSSTTESPCLCLRTDAPLDIPSPFSSDAIFAAVSLHHCGVSAAGFHSLCVSVLPLLGSRLLRLSLTNCRLVAADMSSLSLALLRLPRLEFLDLSDNLLQDSGAVQVLLALVSSHRLFSQAAPDSPEPEGRDERTAPGQQGLASPERHHAEGEDQNETSGDDSDEGGDRGKTTASFLPGGRLKGPLHAPQSPGRRGSARPAADLSSHTSAPESPPRSQRRARDTAGLLSLNLSGNDIEGGPLFRAVLKAYVERHAPNLEVLDLSNNTIDGETVLLLRAAVAHRRAAAAARCALRTQQTSELADAFSGPLSRGAEGTNAVGAERKHAQVRRDRETVSQSATSARKGVTRCSRDGRPEAERPRETHYGKTCRLSSPLFSRLEGERAGEEERQEEAERGKEGERGEEAKLNRKKGEEKGVVWAGGKAAQGCKRRRSQEVVSRVSQTAWKKRRTAPEGEEEAWRGLVIDLRENFCRCVNSSSGETQESHARRPVGCLGVIDNTLLPRQKWRRSRREQPGSPLGKELKQRTDRTPDWQCGFLLDVCDCHLRRRKEAERGDSPLLRRARSLENHISSWGQPEREAFLHLLSSDATFAADVLAACAIQTPPEIQVGDPEAESPEEEEGAEEEEEVEDEDSEAEDKEEETRSSRTSGEELETAPADTGLSGASRHSPARASSPHRDSNSLPAAQWSWGFLSLSPKSATSSDSRKTGAFSLVNAEKHQPFFEAGEAGTSRAASSPPHDFQSAGESTCKDMPLREARLVPGDPSSSSGAPGPSWRVSPCARPAGVSSLSQGPRETSGCFFAEVEAREGEKSWGSNGENSKPLRPTIPSVPNLGVPALSCSLGVADADTCASETACVALSSSSAGVHNDRVLSSSSALEGLSRHSDVSARAASLPAEKTQVWSEAGRVDRLSTCSSVPRGSVDAGEDRESLEGRLEEDRGSSDSSTLLGGDEEDEEEEEDGDERCFLFRGRNCRVPASVLLRKKFKQLQKRVSKARESSLSPRSRIRARVLRRLVADRDAESEAPEAREAEIVCNDGGVNRKNNEGLLPAKRQRGEGWGSENEGEESGGQPAGKRLVRQEGENRDREERERTGELDGGVVEVETCHRQKGTAAAQQREGGVCEKVERATQEGTHSRENTGDATCELQEDDDESYDESEDESGDESGMTDSDEDDVDEEEVNDLLLDAAEEVEECFMSSNRGSRRAGRSRCI, encoded by the exons ATGGATGCCAGCTGCAGCCGCAGCCGAGCAttggagaggcgagagaaaggcgagcgTGTGAACGAGAAcgcggtctctctctgtactCCAGAGACGATGACAGCGACCTCTCCATCGtactcttctctgccgtcttcctcgtctcaaGAGGTCTCCTCCGACCCATCCTCGCCGTCCACGCCTTGTCTGCGTCTGGCCGCTTCTGTGGCGCCCTCTCTGCCCGTGTCACCTGCCTCGGGGCCTCCTTGTATCCCCCTCACGTCTCGCCAGATCCCCGGTGCTCGCTCTGGAAAAGACAACacctcgcttttctcgcactttctctcgccttctgggcaggatctcctctgcctgcttctccagttcctctcCTTGCATGACATTCTTGACCGGCTTCTGCCTGCTGCGAGACTCCTCCCCGTTGCAACCGCCTTTCGGACTCTTCACCGCCTCGCTCCTCCAAAGCGCCTGCGACCCGCGTTCGTTCAGTGGGCTTTGCCAGGCCACGAATCTCCAGGAGAGTCCCCTCCACGgcaactgtctccttcttcctcatcgtctctttcttcttttcctgagAATCCGAGTGTCACGTTCTACACACCGCCTAGCAGCCGTGACGTGGGTAGGCTCTGTCGCCTGACTTTGACGCCCCAGCACCTCTCGCTCGTTCACCAGccgtctctttcccttctgctctcttgtcGCTCAACGGAAGAGAGCCGAGGCGCCGCTGCTCGTATTGcggacggaagaagaggcgaggaaacaaACGAGGACGCAAAAGCTGAATCGCGCGGCGGAGGAGCCTCCATGCGCGCCTTCCGCAACTCTGAGGACCACAGATGTAGTGCAAACCGCACTCATGCGAATGTCGTTTTGTCCCCCCATCTCGAGAGCGGTGGATGGGAGATCGAGCTggcctgcttctctgtccagCACTGGAAACACCTCAGGGCTTCAAAGGACCTTGGCGACTCTCCTGTGCTTCCAAGCGCCGGCTGTGGCcaaggaagcgagacagaaggatCCCGTGGGGATTCTCTCTCGACGCAGAGGAGTCACGCAGCCGCGGCAGCACCCGCGAAAGACCCAGAAGTAAAACCGCATGCGTCGGAGGCAGTCGAGGGacctgagagaaaaacagggcGAGATatggaagagagacagggacgggatgcagagagacaatTCGACTGTGACCGTGAAGCTGGTCTGGGCCTCGGCGGCGAGGGGGACCGGCGCGAAGCCGAGGAAAGGCGCGaatgttttcctctcctagCGTGCTCTGGCGCGCTCTCTGCACTGCGCATTTCCGCCTCGGAAGTCAATAGGCATGCAGTGAAAGTTTTGCGAGAGACGGTGATGCTGGCATTGGCTGCCCTTGCGCGCGACAGTGAGCGAAACACTTCGAAGGAGAgccagaaagagaagtcccctggagacaggagtctctcggctctcgcCGGTAGGCCTGCATCGCCCCACACCACTGGGGTTCTGTCTTCGTCTACAACAGAGTCTCCCTGCCTATGTCTTCGAACCGACGCGCCTCTCGATATTCCCTCGCCATTTTCATCCGATGCCATTTTCGCAGCGGTTTCTCTCCATCACTGCGGGGTGAGTGCTGCAGGTTTCCATTCcctttgtgtgtctgttcttcCACTCCTTggttctcgccttctgcgtctctccctgaCCAACTGCCGGCTCGTGGCCGCCGAcatgtcttctctgtctctggcgctgctgcggctgccgcgcctcgagtttctcgaTCTTTCAGACAACCTCCTGCAAGACTCAGGAGCGGTGCAggtccttctcgctcttgtctcttcccaCCGCCTGTTCTCGCAGGCCGCGCCGGACTCGCCAGAGCCGGAGGGCCGAGACGAGCGGACAGCGCCAGGACAGCAGGGCCTGGCGAGCCCAGAGAGACACCATGCCGAGGGCGAGGACCAGAATGAAACGTCTGGAGACGATTCCGACGAGGGAGGTGATCGAGGGAAGACGACTGCGTCGTTCTTGCCCGGGGGGCGCTTAAAAGGCCCACTGCACGCGCCTCAAAGTCCCGGACGTCGAGGCAGCGCCAGGCCTGCGGCGGATCTCTCATCTCACACTTCGGCGCCCGAGTCGCCGCCGCGTTCGCAGAGGCGCGCGCGGGATACAGCGGGGCTGTTGAGTTTGAATTTGAGTGGGAACGACATTGAGGGCGGgcctctctttcgcgcgGTTCTCAAGGCTTACGTGGAGCGACACGCGCCGAACCTGGAAGTCCTCGACCTCTCGAACAACACCATCGACGGCGAGACAGTGCTTCTGCTGCGAGCGGCAGTCGCTCACAGAAGggccgctgcagctgcgaggTGCGCGCTGAGAACGCAACAGACTTCAGAGCTCGCTGACGCTTTCTCTGGCCCTCTCAGCCGCGGCGCGGAAGGCACAAACGCAGTGGgcgccgagagaaaacacgcgcaagtgaggagagacagagaaactgTCTCTCAGTCCGCCACCTCCGCCAGGAAGGGAGTCACGCGCTGCAGCCGCGACGGGAGACCCGAGGCCGAGCGGCCTAGAGAGACACACTATGGGAAGACATGCCGGTTGTcttcgccgctcttctcgcggctcgaaggagaacgagcaggagaggaagaacgacaagaggaagcagaaaggggaaaagaaggagaacgaggggaagaagcgaagctgAACCGGAAGAAGGGTGAAGAGAAGGGTGTGGTGTGGGCCGGGGGAAAGGCCGCGCAGGGATGCAAacgcaggagaagtcaagagGTCGTGAGTCGAGTGTCCCAGACTGCGTGGAAGAAACGACGAACAGCCcccgagggagaagaagaagcgtggAGGGGTTTGGTGATTGACTTGCGAGAGAATTTTTGCAGGTGCGTCAACAGCAGCAGtggggagacgcaggagtCTCACGCGCGGCGGCCTGTGGGTTGTTTAGGCGTGATCGACAACACGTTGCTCCCTCGCCAGAAATGGCGGCGGTCACGCAGAGAGCAACCAGGAAGTCCGTTGGGCAAGGAACTCAAGCAACGAACGGATCGCACCCCAGACTGGCAGTGCGGGTTTCTCCTTGATGTCTGTGATTGCCATTTGAGGcgacgaaaagaagcagagagaggcgattCGCCCCTGCTGAGGCGCGCCAGATCCCTCGAGAACCACATCTCCTCCTGGGGCCAGCCAGAGCGCGAGGCGTTCCTCCACCTTCTCAGTTCCGACGCAACCTTCGCCGCCGACGTccttgctgcatgcgccatcCAGACGCCTCCAGAGATACAGGTAGGAGATCCAGAAGCAGAAAGtccagaagaggaagaaggagcagaagaagaagaagaagtagaagacgaagactcagaagcagaagataaggaagaggagacgagaagttCCAGGACATCCGGAGAAGAACTCGAGACCGCACCCGCCGACACCGGCCTCTCAG GGGCGTCGCGTCACTCGCCGGCTCGAGCTTCGTCGCCCCACAGGGACTCGAACTCCCTGCCGGCCGCCCAGTGGTCGTGgggtttcctgtctctgtctccgaagaGTGCGACAAGTTCAGACAGCCGGAAGACGGgggccttctctctcgtgaatgcagagaaacatcAGCCGTTTTTTGAGGCGGGAGAGGCCGGGACGAGccgcgctgcttcttcgcctccacacGACTTTCAgagcgcgggagagagcACCTGCAAAGACATGCCTCTGCGCGAAGCGCGTCTTGTGCCAGGTGATCCTTCCTCAAGTAGCGGGGCACCGGGTCCTTCTTGGCGAGTATCGCCTTGCGCGCGACccgcaggtgtctcctctctgtctcaggGGCCTCGCGAGACGTCAGGTTGCTTCTTCGCCGAAgtggaagcgagggaaggagagaaatcTTGGGGTTCAAACGGCGAGAACTCGAAGCCTCTCCGGCCAACAATCCCGTCCGTACCAAATCTGGGGGTGCCGGCtttgtcttgttctctcggAGTTGCAGACGCCGACACCTGCGCGAGTGAGACCGCCTGCGTCgccctttcctcgtcttctgcaggCGTCCACAACGATCGcgtcctttcctcgtcttctgctctggAGGGCCTCTCTCGGCACTCAGATGTTTCCGCAAGAGCTGCATCTCTTCCCGCCGAGAAGACTCAAGTGTGGAGTGAGGCGGGGAGAGTCGACAGGCTGTCCACATGTTCTTCGGTGCCCCGGGGGTCTGTAGACGCGGGCGAAGATCGCGAGAGCTTGGAGGGGAgactcgaagaagacagaggcagcagcgacagcTCCACACTACTTGGaggggacgaagaagacgaagaggaagaagaagacggagacgaacgctgctttctcttccgtgGACGCAACTGCCGGGTGCCTGCGAGTGTGTTGCTTCGGAAAAAGTTCAAGCAACTTCAGAAGCGAGTTTCAAAGGCGAGggagtcttctctctcaccccGCTCTCGCATCCGAGCACGCGTACTGCGGCGGCTAGTcgccgacagagacgcggagagcgaggcgcccgaggcgagagaagcagagatcGTGTGCAATGATGGCGGAGTGAACAGGAAGAACAACGAAGGACTCTTACCGGcgaagcggcagagaggcgagggatGGGGCAGCGAAAACGAAGGTGAGGAGTCTGGAGGACAGCCTGCGGGGAAGCGTCTGGTAagacaggaaggcgagaacagagacagagaggaacgagaacgGACAGGAGAACTTGATGGCGGTGTTGTCGAAGTAGAAACCTGTCATCGACAGAAGGGGACAGCCGCagcacagcagagagaggggggcGTTTGTGAAAAGGTTGAGAGAGCAACCCAGGAGGGAACTcactcgagagaaaacaccgGCGACGCTACCTGCGAACTACAGGAGGACGATGATGAATCGTATGACGAAAGTGAAGATGAAAGTGGAGATGAAAGCGGAATgacagacagcgacgaagacgacgtggatgaagaagaggtgaACGACTTGCTCCTGGACGCCGccgaagaagtggaagaatGTTTTATGAGTTCGAACAGAGGAAGCCGGAGGGCCGGGCGATCGAGATGCATTTGA